In Thermodesulfobacteriota bacterium, a single genomic region encodes these proteins:
- a CDS encoding dipeptide ABC transporter ATP-binding protein: MADMKELIKIEGLKKYFPIKSGILSRVTNYVKAVDGIDLSIGEGQTIGLVGESGCGKTTLGKTILKLLEPSDGEILFENNDITNLTPSAMRPFRREMQIVFQDPYGSLNPRMKVESIISEGLTIHNVASGEQRRDLVKELMITVGLREDALTRYPHEFSGGQRQRIAIARALALKPKFIVCDEPISALDVSVQAQIINLFIELQEKFKLTYLFISHDLRVVRHISDKVAVMYLGKIVEISPSKELYKNPLHPYTKILISSVPIADPSRKREPTVLKGDVPSPINPPSGCSFHPRCPIAVDKCKTYEPELRDVGNGHFVSCHLV; encoded by the coding sequence ATGGCTGATATGAAAGAACTAATCAAAATCGAAGGACTCAAGAAATATTTCCCCATAAAATCGGGGATATTATCTAGAGTAACAAATTATGTAAAAGCAGTGGATGGCATTGACCTTTCAATAGGAGAAGGCCAGACCATAGGGCTTGTCGGCGAGAGCGGGTGCGGAAAAACAACGCTTGGCAAAACCATTCTTAAACTCCTTGAACCAAGTGATGGGGAGATTCTCTTTGAGAACAATGACATTACCAACTTAACCCCCTCAGCAATGCGGCCTTTTAGACGGGAAATGCAGATTGTATTCCAAGACCCCTACGGTTCACTTAACCCAAGAATGAAAGTAGAGAGCATAATATCCGAAGGACTAACAATACATAACGTCGCCTCTGGAGAACAAAGACGGGATTTAGTAAAAGAGCTTATGATCACCGTTGGTCTTAGAGAGGATGCCCTTACAAGATATCCTCATGAGTTTAGCGGTGGGCAGCGTCAGCGTATTGCAATTGCAAGGGCTCTAGCTCTTAAGCCGAAGTTTATAGTCTGCGATGAGCCTATATCGGCACTTGATGTTTCAGTTCAGGCACAGATTATAAACTTGTTCATAGAACTGCAAGAAAAGTTTAAGCTGACTTATCTGTTTATTTCACATGACCTTAGGGTAGTTAGGCATATTAGTGATAAAGTGGCTGTTATGTATTTAGGTAAGATAGTTGAAATATCCCCAAGCAAAGAACTCTATAAAAACCCGCTACATCCATATACAAAAATATTAATCTCCTCGGTGCCAATTGCGGACCCTAGCAGAAAAAGAGAGCCAACAGTGCTTAAAGGTGATGTTCCAAGCCCTATAAACCCTCCATCCGGCTGCAGTTTTCATCCCAGATGCCCAATTGCAGTGGAC
- a CDS encoding ABC transporter ATP-binding protein — protein MENALEIKDIRISFASEGKKVEVVGGVSINVPKGKIIGVVGESGCGKTVTALSAMRLIPEPPGSIDTGEIMFDGANILDYSDRDMRSIRGNRISMIFQEPISSLNPVFTVGDQIGEALRTHLNLSRKEEYERVIELLKLVGIPAPERRISNYPHELSGGMSQRVMIAMALACNPEVLIADEPTTALDVTIQAGILELIDELRVKMGMAVLLITHDLGIIAEVADEVYVMYAGKVVEHGKTQDIFKEPHHPYTVGLLNSVPDLHENKEMLNAIPGVVPSPENFPLGCRFAERCPLVIDKCKSDEPPLEIVHGNHSAACWRTNEVKIES, from the coding sequence ATGGAAAACGCTCTTGAAATTAAGGACATAAGAATCTCATTTGCCTCTGAGGGAAAGAAAGTAGAGGTAGTTGGCGGGGTATCTATAAATGTGCCCAAGGGAAAAATAATAGGCGTCGTAGGAGAGAGCGGCTGCGGCAAAACGGTGACAGCGCTGTCAGCAATGAGATTAATACCAGAGCCTCCCGGAAGTATTGATACCGGAGAGATCATGTTTGACGGAGCAAATATTCTTGATTACTCAGACCGTGATATGAGATCGATCAGAGGAAATAGGATATCTATGATATTCCAAGAGCCGATAAGCTCCTTAAACCCTGTTTTCACCGTGGGCGATCAAATAGGAGAGGCGCTCAGAACACACCTTAATCTATCAAGAAAAGAAGAATATGAGAGGGTAATCGAACTCCTTAAGCTGGTGGGAATACCAGCCCCCGAGAGAAGAATAAGCAATTACCCGCATGAGCTTAGCGGAGGAATGTCTCAAAGGGTTATGATTGCAATGGCACTTGCCTGCAACCCTGAAGTGCTGATAGCAGATGAGCCGACTACAGCTCTAGATGTGACTATTCAGGCGGGGATTTTAGAGCTCATAGACGAACTAAGAGTAAAAATGGGAATGGCGGTACTACTGATAACTCACGACCTTGGAATAATTGCAGAAGTAGCTGATGAAGTATATGTAATGTATGCGGGAAAAGTTGTGGAGCATGGAAAAACACAAGATATATTTAAAGAGCCTCACCATCCTTATACAGTAGGGCTTTTAAATTCAGTCCCCGATCTTCATGAAAACAAAGAGATGCTAAATGCCATACCCGGAGTTGTACCGAGCCCTGAGAATTTTCCGTTAGGATGCAGATTTGCCGAGCGCTGCCCGCTTGTGATTGATAAATGCAAATCAGATGAGCCACCTCTTGAAATAGTACATGGAAATCACTCAGCAGCATGCTGGAGAACAAATGAGGTAAAAATAGAGAGCTGA